In Leopardus geoffroyi isolate Oge1 chromosome D1, O.geoffroyi_Oge1_pat1.0, whole genome shotgun sequence, a single window of DNA contains:
- the LOC123602611 gene encoding olfactory receptor 4B1-like isoform X2 → MASTNNVTELIIVGLFQDPEVQRACFVMFLPVYLATVVGNGLIVLTVNVSKSLRSPMYFFLSYLSLVEITYSSTVVPKFMTDLLAKIKTISLEGCVAQIFFFHFFGVTEIFLLTVMAYDRFVAICKPLRYTTIMSQFVCRLLVAVSWLGGIIHSMVQILVTVQLPFCGPNVIDHYFCDLHPLFKLSCTDTSVEGVIVLANSGLISVFSFLILVSSYIVILYNLRNHSAEGRRKALSTCASHITVVLLFFGPAIFLYMRPSSTFTEDKLVAVFYTVVTPMLNPIIYTLRNAEVKNAMRKLWEKKDSGIK, encoded by the exons ATGGCGAGTACAAATAATGTGACCGAGTTAATTATCGTCGGTCTTTTCCAGGATCCAGAAGTGCAGAGGGCATGCTTTGTGATGTTTCTTCCTGTGTACCTGGCCACAGTGGTGGGCAATGGTCTCATTGTTCTGACAGTCAATGTCAGTAAGAGTCTGCGttcccccatgtacttcttccttagCTACTTGTCCCTGGTGGAGATCACTTACTCCTCCACTGTTGTCCCTAAATTCATGACAGACTTACTTGCCAAGATTAAAACCATCTCCCTGGAGGGCTGTGTGGCTCAGATATTCTTCTTCCACTTCTTTGGAGTTACTGAGATCTTCCTGCTGACAGTAATGGCTTATGACCGCTTTGTGGCCATTTGCAAACCTCTTCGCTACACCACCATCATGAGCCAGTTTGTGTGTCGCCTTCTGGTGGCTGTTTCCTGGCTCGGGGGCATAATTCACTCCATGGTCCAGATCCTTGTTACTGTTCAACTGCCGTTCTGTGGTCCCAATGTGATTGACCACTACTTCTGTGACCTCCATCCGTTATTCAAGCTTTCCTGCACTGACACTTCTGTGGAGGGGGTTATTGTGTTGGCCAACAGTGGATTAATCTCCGTCTTCTCCTTCCTCATCTTGGTGTCCTCCTATATCGTCATCCTGTACAACCTGAGGAACCATTCTGCAGAGGGGAGGCGCAAAGCCCTCTCCACCTGTGCCTCTCACATCACAGTGGTCCTCTTGTTCTTTGGACCTGCCATCTTCCTCTACATGCGACCCTCCTCCACCTTCACTGAGGACAAACTGGTGGCCGTGTTCTACACAGTTGTCACCCCTATGCTGAACCCCATCATCTACACACTCAGAAATGCAGAGGTGAAAAATGCCATGAGGAAGCTGTGGGAGAAGAAA GATTCAGGGATCAAATAA
- the LOC123602611 gene encoding olfactory receptor 4B1-like isoform X1 has protein sequence MASTNNVTELIIVGLFQDPEVQRACFVMFLPVYLATVVGNGLIVLTVNVSKSLRSPMYFFLSYLSLVEITYSSTVVPKFMTDLLAKIKTISLEGCVAQIFFFHFFGVTEIFLLTVMAYDRFVAICKPLRYTTIMSQFVCRLLVAVSWLGGIIHSMVQILVTVQLPFCGPNVIDHYFCDLHPLFKLSCTDTSVEGVIVLANSGLISVFSFLILVSSYIVILYNLRNHSAEGRRKALSTCASHITVVLLFFGPAIFLYMRPSSTFTEDKLVAVFYTVVTPMLNPIIYTLRNAEVKNAMRKLWEKKVNSEVG, from the coding sequence ATGGCGAGTACAAATAATGTGACCGAGTTAATTATCGTCGGTCTTTTCCAGGATCCAGAAGTGCAGAGGGCATGCTTTGTGATGTTTCTTCCTGTGTACCTGGCCACAGTGGTGGGCAATGGTCTCATTGTTCTGACAGTCAATGTCAGTAAGAGTCTGCGttcccccatgtacttcttccttagCTACTTGTCCCTGGTGGAGATCACTTACTCCTCCACTGTTGTCCCTAAATTCATGACAGACTTACTTGCCAAGATTAAAACCATCTCCCTGGAGGGCTGTGTGGCTCAGATATTCTTCTTCCACTTCTTTGGAGTTACTGAGATCTTCCTGCTGACAGTAATGGCTTATGACCGCTTTGTGGCCATTTGCAAACCTCTTCGCTACACCACCATCATGAGCCAGTTTGTGTGTCGCCTTCTGGTGGCTGTTTCCTGGCTCGGGGGCATAATTCACTCCATGGTCCAGATCCTTGTTACTGTTCAACTGCCGTTCTGTGGTCCCAATGTGATTGACCACTACTTCTGTGACCTCCATCCGTTATTCAAGCTTTCCTGCACTGACACTTCTGTGGAGGGGGTTATTGTGTTGGCCAACAGTGGATTAATCTCCGTCTTCTCCTTCCTCATCTTGGTGTCCTCCTATATCGTCATCCTGTACAACCTGAGGAACCATTCTGCAGAGGGGAGGCGCAAAGCCCTCTCCACCTGTGCCTCTCACATCACAGTGGTCCTCTTGTTCTTTGGACCTGCCATCTTCCTCTACATGCGACCCTCCTCCACCTTCACTGAGGACAAACTGGTGGCCGTGTTCTACACAGTTGTCACCCCTATGCTGAACCCCATCATCTACACACTCAGAAATGCAGAGGTGAAAAATGCCATGAGGAAGCTGTGGGAGAAGAAAGTGAACTCAGAAGtgggataa